A segment of the Mesotoga infera genome:
CCGGCAGAGATAGCTTCCGGTCCACTTGTGGAGTACAGCGGCAAGTATCTCGGCATGCTAATGATTCAGCACGCGTTCGCGACATTCATTGAGATCGGACTGTTTGTCAACCTCTTCCTCGGAGGCGGCAGGACCTTATGGGAATTCCTCTTGAAGTTCCTTATAGTGTACTTCTCAATAGTAATCATCTCCGCAACTATTCCAAGATTCAGGGTCGAGCAGGCGATCAAATTCTACTGGAAATGGCCTCTCATTCTCTCCTTCGTACAGGTAATCATAGTGGTCTTTGTGATGGGGAGGCGATGAAATGAGTAATGAACACAAGGCATGGGAAAGAGTGGCAAATATGCTCAGATCGCGTTCACTGTGGATGCTTTACTACTGTACCGGATGCGGGGCTATAGAGCTGCCTCCAACGATGACTTCGCGCTTCGATATGGAGCGTCTCGGGATTGGGCCCATGGCAACTCCCAGGCAAGCCGACATTCTTCTGATCACAGGATACTTAAGTACGAAGACTCTCAGGAGAGTCATTTACTCGTACGAACAGATGCAGTCGCCAAAGTATATTGTCGGCTTCGGCTCATGCACACTGAATGGAGGGATATATTATGACTCATACGCAACGATCAACAAACTGGATCTCTATGTGCCTGTGGATCTTTATCTGGCCGGTTGTATGCCCCGTCCGGAGGCAATAGTAAGCGGTTTCACCGCGC
Coding sequences within it:
- a CDS encoding proton-conducting membrane transporter, translated to PAEIASGPLVEYSGKYLGMLMIQHAFATFIEIGLFVNLFLGGGRTLWEFLLKFLIVYFSIVIISATIPRFRVEQAIKFYWKWPLILSFVQVIIVVFVMGRR
- the nuoB gene encoding NADH-quinone oxidoreductase subunit NuoB: MSNEHKAWERVANMLRSRSLWMLYYCTGCGAIELPPTMTSRFDMERLGIGPMATPRQADILLITGYLSTKTLRRVIYSYEQMQSPKYIVGFGSCTLNGGIYYDSYATINKLDLYVPVDLYLAGCMPRPEAIVSGFTALMSKIDKGEANGWKEYQEKNDWFKRNQIEALGEVYVHDEFHE